CTTGTTTGATTTTGGGTATTACTTTCCTAATGCTAGTTTATTTAGTACAATGAAAGAATGAACACTTTCAGAAAGTGAGCGATTTTATGAAACGTATTAAAATTTCAACAGAGTATATTACATTAGGGCAATTTTTAAAACTTGCTGATGTAATTGATACAGGTGGAGCTGTAAAATGGTTCTTGCAAGAATATGAAGTGTACGTGAATCAAGAACTTGAAAATAGACGAGGTAGAAAATTGTACGCCAATGATATAGTTGAAATTCCGGGAAACGGAACATTTCAAGTTCAATCATAAAGGGGGAGCCCTTTGTTTATTTCAGAAATACAATTAAAAAATTATCGAAATTATGAAGATTTAAACCTTTCTTTTGAGGATAAAGTCAATGTAATCATTGGTGAAAATGCACAAGGGAAAACAAATTTGATGGAAGCGATCTATGTGTTAGCAATGGCGAAATCTCATAGAACTTCAAATGATCGTGAACTCATCCGATGGGATGAGGATTATGGTAAAATAAAAGGTAGATTACAAAAACGAAATAGTTCCGTATCTTTGGAATTAAATATTTCTAAAAAAGGAAAAAAGGCAAAATTGAATGAA
The window above is part of the Bacillus cytotoxicus NVH 391-98 genome. Proteins encoded here:
- the yaaA gene encoding S4 domain-containing protein YaaA, coding for MKRIKISTEYITLGQFLKLADVIDTGGAVKWFLQEYEVYVNQELENRRGRKLYANDIVEIPGNGTFQVQS